The Cognaticolwellia beringensis genome segment ACCGTTAATCGTTCGCCAACTTGGTGGCGACAGTGAAAACTTTACGCCTCATACAATATTACGCAGTGACGGTAACCTTGATAGCCGCGGCAGTGTACGTATTAGCGAACCTTCATTGGTAAACACGATAAGTTTAGTCAAAGACTCGTCAATGCAGCAGGATCCTAACAAAGATCGTCAAACAAATGGCTCAATTGCAGCCCAAGCGGCGAACATGCTGCAAACCCCTACATTTAAAGAACCCAAAGATTTTGTTAGTGCCTTAACCGCTGATGCTAAACGTGTACAAGAGAAAATTAATGTACCATTTGAAGTGGTTATAGCCCAAGCCGCACTAGAAACAGGCTGGGGGCAAAAAATAATTAAAACCGATTCAGGTGAAAGCTCGAATAATTTATTTAATATTAAAGCTGATAGCCGTTGGGCTGGCGAGAAAACACATAAAGAAACCTTAGAGTTTGAAGATGGCGCTATGGTGAAGAAACGTGAGCCTTTCAG includes the following:
- the flgJ gene encoding flagellar assembly peptidoglycan hydrolase FlgJ; this encodes MTTRIADAQNFLDVNGLNSIRQDAKSGDKASKKDALEQAAKQFEAIFMQMLMKSMRKAQAVLEADSPLNSESTKFYRDMHDQQMSLELSNNGALGLAPLIVRQLGGDSENFTPHTILRSDGNLDSRGSVRISEPSLVNTISLVKDSSMQQDPNKDRQTNGSIAAQAANMLQTPTFKEPKDFVSALTADAKRVQEKINVPFEVVIAQAALETGWGQKIIKTDSGESSNNLFNIKADSRWAGEKTHKETLEFEDGAMVKKREPFRVYESIGQSVNDYVNLLTQSERYQGALEKSTDVEQFLHNLQSAGYATDPNYAKKIMGTLRTVTGLLNK